A part of Oncorhynchus clarkii lewisi isolate Uvic-CL-2024 chromosome 17, UVic_Ocla_1.0, whole genome shotgun sequence genomic DNA contains:
- the LOC139370733 gene encoding twist-related protein 2-like — translation MREEVSCANSPEGGLGASEEELERGSKKSGQTGGRKRVPYHKKDNLGRAEERAIVSGSPNSLVPSGPKRQKKQQNSPMAVVCVAPSSLGSSGLGLGSGGEPFEDLHTQRVIANVRERQRTQSLNDAFASLRKIIPTLPSDKLSKIQILKLASRYIDFLYQVLQSDEMDAKLASCNYLAHERLSYAFSVWRMEGAWAMSASH, via the coding sequence ATGCGCGAGGAGGTGTCCTGCGCCAACTCCCCCGAGGGGGGGCTGGGGGCCAGCGAGGAGGAGCTGGAGAGGGGCTCCAAGAAGAGCGGGCAAACAGGGGGCCGAAAGCGGGTGCCGTACCACAAGAAAGACAATCTGGGTCGGGCCGAGGAGAGGGCCATTGTCAGCGGGAGCCCCAACAGCCTGGTTCCGTCGGGGCCCAAGCGGCAGAAGAAGCAACAGAACTCCCCcatggcagtggtgtgtgtggccCCTTCCTCGCTGGGCTCCAGCGGCCTCGGCTTAGGTTCGGGCGGCGAGCCCTTCGAGGACCTGCACACGCAGCGAGTGATCGCCAACGTGCGCGAGCGCCAGCGTACGCAGTCGCTGAACGACGCCTTCGCCTCGCTGCGTAAGATCATTCCCACGCTGCCATCGGACAAGCTGAGCAAGATTCAGATCCTGAAGCTAGCGTCGCGCTACATCGACTTCCTCTACCAGGTACTGCAGAGTGATGAGATGGACGCCAAGCTGGCCAGCTGCAACTACTTGGCCCACGAACGGCTCAGCTATGCCTTTTCCGTCTGGAGGATGGAGGGCGCCTGGGCCATGTCAGCCAGCCACTAG